In a single window of the Rhopalosiphum padi isolate XX-2018 chromosome 1, ASM2088224v1, whole genome shotgun sequence genome:
- the LOC132918070 gene encoding uncharacterized protein LOC132918070, which translates to MYESIVDQMKSYEQLKLIDWTNKARLLAVCQMNSNILVCIRTQTNTDQSHSESNLLKIEDLKDWLKCSRKSNQILYDSKLMFKTNFNDQVYELIEEAEMMENLGIVLPGEMQMLLAKKNSLLDDIMKVKNVVNTYNTFISSMSNLEVSFL; encoded by the exons ATGTATGAAAGTATTGTTGATCAAATGAAATCGTATgaacagttaaaattaattgattggACAAATAAAGCAAGATTATTGGCTGTATGCCAAATGAATAGTAACATACTAGTTTGTATTAGAACACAAACTAATACAg ATCAAAGTCATTCTGAAAGTAATTTACTTAAGATCGAAGATTTAAAAGATTGGTTAAAGTGTTCtagaaaatcaaatcaaatactATATGATAGTAAACTaatgtttaaaactaattttaat gaTCAAGTTTATGAGCTAATTGAAGAAGCAGAGATGATGGAAAACTTGGGAATTGTTTTACCTGGAGAAATGCAAATGTTATTAGCTAAGAAAAATAGTTTACTGGATGACATAATGAAAGTGAAAAACGTggttaatacatataatacatttatttcttcTATGAGCAATTTAGAAGTAAGTTTTctttga
- the LOC132925913 gene encoding dynein axonemal heavy chain 10-like: MKTFNDEVLVFKNAVIIKNTVDRWMHKVIDQMRKSNRFMIKKAVLDLGFVSNSSNRFDWINNFPLSVCLTADNVWWTVEVENVFNEIKLGNRLSMKQYLNQLNKKINDIVLQSRKEMLENRRNKYSSIIILDVHHRDIIESFVINNVIFGKSFEWDSVIKTYWIKSKDNLYLSQCSGLFDYGYEFTGSNKNIVITPLTNRIFLTFTQALMMCLGGATYGLSGTGKTDTIMAMATIFGNICKVINCSDGLDHQTFSQFLNGICQSKIWGLFTKFTRISQKTLSVISTLLLSTKWTLFGNKNENNFQEYNLSISPKIGIFITLNIEEINVKKKEIDEIIKSHFRPVICLLPDFEQICFTILYSEGFLEAKVRSSKIIILN, from the exons ATGAAAACATTTAATGATgaagtattagtatttaaaaatgctgtgataattaaaaatactgtagACAGATGGATGCATAAAGTTATTGATCAAATGCGAAAATCAAAtcgttttatgattaaaaaagcTGTATTGGATTTAGGATTTGTCTCAAATTCAAGTAATAGATTTGATTGGATAAATAATTTTCCACTATCAGTTTGCTTAACTGCAGATAATGTGTGGTGGACTGTTGAagtagaaaatgtttttaatgaaattaaatta GGTAACCGTTTAAGCATGAAACAATATTTGAaccaattgaataaaaaaatcaatgatataGTTTTACAAAGTAGAAAAGAAATGTTGGAAAATagaagaaataaatatagttctataataattttagatgttCATCATAGGGACATTATTGAATCATTTGTTATAAACAA tgtGATTTTTGGAAAATCATTCGAATGGGACAGTGTTATTAAAACATACTGGATAAAAAGCAaggacaatttatatttatcacagTGTTCAG gtcTTTTTGATTATGGATATGAATTTACGGgatcaaataaaaacattgttataaCCCCATTAACCAatcgtatatttttaacattcacCCAAGCATTAATGATGTGCTTAGGTGGTGCAACTTATG GTCTTAGTGGAACTGGTAAAACCGATACTATTATGGCTATGGCAACAATTTTTGGCAATATATGTAAAGTTATTAATTGTAGTGATGGGTTAGACCATCAGACATTTAGTCAGTTTTTAAATGGAATTTGCCAAAGTAAAATTTGGGGATTGTTTACCAAGTTCACTAGAATTTCTCAAAAAACATTGTCTGTTATATCAACTTTACTATTATCCACGAAATGGACACTATTTggaaacaaaaatgaaaataat ttccaggaatacaatttaagtataaGTCCAAAAATtggtatatttattactttaaatattgaagaaattaatgtgaaaaaaaaagagattgatgaaataataaaaagtcatTTTAGACCAGTTATTTGTCTTCTCCCAGATTTTGAACAGATATGCTTcactattttatattctgaaggATTTTTAGAAGCTAAAGTGAGGTCttcgaaaataattattctgaattaa
- the LOC132925899 gene encoding uncharacterized protein LOC132925899 codes for MDFRLLWFVKCINNVFEIGSEKETIKLFGDTLNKDEGLLRQQFTQYLESSTVNRNMNTNIFYIYITTVKKVIKEEIEVEEELSELEIQSLRESDSKKKKKKHHQDKKKKKKYVHREDTLTSGDSPASDTDNESDDGKSRDGYSSPDTAIQMADEDGIKKYSEKLFKRVKVIQEKIITLPELHVHFGCMVGNLNADLKYLYFVKNTNSIIPVYDLEEEADFYMPSQFLIGNKAGCLIKTMEKELENIWIPTVKKHLIDPFLHDCVTTRTEKNIIKTLTSASIPSTFVRITREIKAQHDYEILSEERPDDYEKRLDSVDLEKIISLSELFILESLPTYDINKLTSSEPLKHHFLIELQCLSDKLKWTIDYMLKRQSLKATEYLSGLTKDNVEEIAEALEKTPAMILQCVNILENWNSKMKNLCSSIFEFQERETIQSEFNFWKNSEASVRSIIDELESEDTKLFLDVVEKTSNCTQAIKNIWDEFKIVKLQFIRSCGIAKDNLKYVSLIMEHYKDFISADFNTIIKVIPIWFDDLRTIWVLSPYFGKDVNMLRLLLQISNGLCENVGRNLGDLKLIFKNKNIKEISEMSFNATKMLDVWSAEYLETRKSIEKSKFQRWEFDKCVLFNKIEYIKRIAKDIHEIVVTINQFLNILGSDLRSVIKDMIGLDVMISRVKSLYKVFDAIDFDLFCEDNVENWNLFLKEFNLEVLRVEEECKIFIDWCFNNLRSCKEAYLILEKLQKFTSRPVFKEQLKTKYESILRQYENELTTIETCFLTHQNNPPISRYHPPISGSIFWVRMLFDKIKEPITVFQSYKC; via the exons ATGGATTTTAGATTATTGTGGTTTgtaaaatgcataaataatgtttttgaaattggATCTGAAAAAGAGACAATTAAACTATTTGGAGACACTCTAAATAAAGATGAAGGATTGTTAAGACAGCAATTTACCCAGTACCTTGAATCTTCGACAGTCAACAgaaatatgaatacaaatatattttacatctaCATAACTACGGTAAAAAAAGTCATCAAAGAGGAAATTGAAGTTGAAGAAGAAC tatctgAGCTTGAAATTCAATCATTGAGAGAGTctgatagtaaaaaaaaaaagaaaaagcacCATCAAGAtaagaagaaaaagaaaaaatacgttCACAGAGAAGACACATTAACCAGCGGTGACTCGCCAGCCTCAGATACTGACAATGAATCAGATGACGGAAAGTCTAGAGATGGTTATTCCAGCCCAGATACTG cTATACAAATGGCTGACGAAGAtgggataaaaaaatattccgaaaaactatttaaaagagTAAAA GTGAtccaagaaaaaataattactttaccaGAACTGCATGTTCATTTTGGATGTATGGTTGGAAATCTTAATGCTGATCTCAAATACTTGTATTTTGTTAAGAATACAAACTCAATTATTCCAGTTTACGATTTAGAAGAAGAAGCTGATTTTTATATGCCTAGTCAATTTTTAATTGGTAATAAAGCTGGgtgtttaattaaaactatggaAAAAGAATTGGAAAATATTTGGATACCAactgtaaaaaaacatttaattgatCCATTTTTACACGATTGTGTTACTACTCgcactgaaaaaaatattattaaaacattgacATCAGCAAGTATACCATCCACATTTGTACGAATAACTCGTGAAATTAAAGCTCAACACGATTATGAAATTC tTAGCGAAGAGCGTCCAGATGATTATGAAAAAAGACTTGATTCTGTTgacttagaaaaaattatatcactaAGCGAACTTTTTATTCTTGAATCATTACCAacgtatgatataaataaactgACATCATCAGAACCATTGAAAcatcattttttaatagaattgcAATGTTTATCAGATAAATTAAAGTG gACAATAGATTACATGCTAAAAAGACAATCATTGAAAGCCACTGAATATTTAAGTGGTCTTACCAAGGATAATGTAGAAGAAATAGCTGAAGCTCTTGAAAAAACTCCTGCTATGATTCTTCAATGTGTTAATATACTAGAAAATTggaattcaaaaatgaaaaatctttGTTCTAGTATTTTTGag tttcaaGAGCGAGAGACTATCCAATCAGagtttaatttttggaaaaacagTGAAGCATCAGTTAGATCGATTATAGATGAACTTGAATCTGAAGATACAAAATTGTTTCTCGATGTAGTAGAAAAAACGTCAAACTGTACACAAGCAATTAAAAACATTTGggatgaatttaaaattgttaaattacaatttattcgtTCGTGTGGCATAgcaaaagataatttaaaatatgtttcactTATCATGGAACACTATAag gattttatATCAGcagattttaatacaataattaaagttataCCTATTTGGTTTGATGATTTAAGAACTATATGGGTTTTATCACCATATTTTGGTAAAGACGTAAATATGTTAAGATTGCTTTTGCAAATTTCAAATGGCTTATGTGAAAACGTCGGAAGAAATTTAGgtgacttaaaattaattttcaa aaataagaatataaaagaaatatcagAAATGTCTTTTAATGCCACTAAAATGTTGGATGTTTGGTCAGCAGAATACTTAGAAACTAGAAAATCTATTGAAAAATCTAAATTCCAACGATGGGAGTTTGATAAATGTGTACTGTTTAACAAAATAGAATACATTAAACGTATAGCAAAAGATATTCATGAAATAGTAGTA acaattaatcaatttttgaacattttgggTTCGGATTTAAGATCAGTCATTAAAGACATGATTGGTTTAGATGTTATGATAAGTAGGGTAAAATCGCTTTACAAAGTTTTTGATgctattgattttgatttattttgcgAAGATAATGTAGAAAATTGgaatttattcttaaaagaatttaatttgGAAGTATTAAGAGTTGAAGAAGAATGCAAAATTTTTATTGACtggtgttttaataatttaag gtcGTGTAAAGAGGCATATTTAATTTTGGAGAAACTTCAGAAGTTTACCTCAAGACCTGTTTTCAAAGAGCAACTTAAAACCAAGTATGAATCGATTTTAAGACAGTATGAAAATGAGTTAACAACAATTGAAACATGTTTTTTG actCACCAAAATAATCCTCCAATTTCTCGATACCATCCTCCAATTTCTGGATCTATATTTTGGGTACGAATGTTATTCGATAAGATTAAAGAGCCAATAACTGTTTTCCAATCa tataaatgttgA
- the LOC132925903 gene encoding dynein axonemal heavy chain 10-like, with amino-acid sequence MSLHKKIQCVKLDLNPIIDQMKLYTRELILYFADQLIKSTREMMHRQGDKFDTFKVLKNDNLRNSEDFYNNLYIIEEIRTEQVNVEIFFQNLNHRIYILEEMGVTMPREDITYISYIQDEWTMLQHIASEKKLFLEKAKVIWSHTVKISIEMFSVKIDTFLEKYDQCGLKKVKDDLDLGLILMNEHDNNFTNFMKKKEKLVKEEELFNLKLLNTDRFDSYYSEFQYMKLVYSLYEAQKSDIEKWSKIPWFEIEIEFVREAFGALMLKFKTLPVLAQDTHPAKILANYLKELRQSVPILLQLKNKALKPRHWKEMLDAIGIYFNFDEEILIFGIILKMRTVKHKQIIKKVLCKAIDENSIEQKLKEINERWNTMSLNIEKFSNVILHIEHKLCGVHHVLQILENDQITMHKMMNSYSVEPFLEIVETWQKNLSTVNEVLNKWWYVQQKWIYLSEIYAGKDVLNILPEKAEKFNELNKFYQEVMANANRNSKILEQCLTPNIIYQLSWLEFRLDISQKELNSYITEKRNYFPRFYFISDNDLLFIYGNSNPVVIQEYIIQV; translated from the exons atgtcattacacaaaaaaatacaatgtgtCAA gtTAGATCTCAATCCAATCATAGATCAAATGAAACTATACACACGggaattgatattatattttgctgaCCAATTAATAAAATCTACAAGGGAAATGATGCACCGGCAAGGGGATAAATTTGAT acTTTTAAAGTACTGAAGAACgataatttaagaaatagtGAAGATTTTTACAACAATCTTTATATAATAGAAGAGATTAGAACAGAACAAGTGAATGTTgagatattttttcaaaacttaaatcatcgtatttatattttagaagaaATGGGAGTTACTATGCCTCGCGaagatataacatatatttcatatatacaGGATGAATGGACAATGTTACAACATATTGCTTCAGAAAAGAAATTATTTCTAGAAAAAGCCAAAGTTATTTGGTCCCATACagttaaaataagtattgaaatgttttcagttaaaatagatacatttttagaaaaatatgatCAGTGTGGCTTAAAGAAAGTTAAAGATGACTTAGATTTAGGACTTATCTTAAtgaat GAACATGACaacaattttactaattttatgaaaaaaaaagaaaaattagtcAAAGAagaagaattatttaatttaaaattattaaatacagacCGATTTGATAGTTATTATTCTGAGTTTCAATATATGAAGCTAGTATACTCACTGTATGAAGCACAAAAGTCTGATATTGAAAAGTGGTCAAAAATACCAtggtttgaaattgaaatagaATTCGTTCGTGAAGCGTTTGGTGCtcttatgttaaaatttaagacACTACCTGTTTTAGCACAAGATACTCACCCAGCAAAAATTTTAGCAAACTATTTAAAGGAATTAAGACAAAGTGTACcaattttacttcaattaaaaaataaggcaCTGAAACCTAGACATTGGAAAGAAATGTTGGATGctattg gtatttattttaattttgatgaagaaattctaatttttggtattattttaaaaatgagaactgttaaacataaacaaattattaaaaaagtattatgtaaAGCAATCGATGAAAACAGtattgaacaaaaattaaaagaaattaatgag CGGTGGAATACAATGAGTCTAAACATAGAGAAATTCTCAAATGTAATTTTGCATATTGAACATAAACTATGTGGAGTCCATCATGTGTTGCAAATTTTGGAAAATGATCAAATTACAATGCATAAAATGATGAACTCata TTCAGTTGAACCATTTTTAGAAATAGTTGAAACGTGGCAGAAAAATTTATCGACTGTGAATGAAGTTCTAAATAAATGGTGGTATGTACAGCAAAAATGGATTTATCTCTCAGAAATATATGCTGGAaaagatgttttaaatattttacccgAAAAAGCTGAAAAATTCAATGAATTGAACAAATTCTACCAAGAG gtaatggCCAACGCAAATAGAAATTCAAAGATTCTTGAACAGTGTTTAACACCAAATATCATTTACCAATTATCATGGTTAGAATTTCGTTTAGATATTAGTCAAAAAGAGTTAAATAGTTACATTACAGAGAAAAGAAACTATTTTCCTAGATTTTATTTCATATCAGATAATGATTTGTTGTTCATTTATGGTAATTCCAATCCAGTTGTTATCCAGGAATATATTATTCaggtataa